From Drosophila virilis strain 15010-1051.87 chromosome X, Dvir_AGI_RSII-ME, whole genome shotgun sequence, the proteins below share one genomic window:
- the LOC116652085 gene encoding uncharacterized protein — translation MASNSNNSNSNNNTTTNTTTTTNNNNTNNNNNNNTNNNHYNNTTTTRTTDNNTNSNTNNSNNNNSNSNSNNNNNNNNNNNHNNSNNNNHSNILINRRRRHRQNIYDYMERMEMPMMLPLTMPTPMPMPMPMPMTMPMTMMTPMRGHIERYARQPMLRTRRQLGGWGAMGNEGQAGDVGNIGDNNHVVGIPTVAPANHMAHMGGGDAEIIFEAPLAPQHRGAGDGVQGEAAQPQPQRVIQPPRRETLEQRRERSVQQILRLCDFIQQQLATIAAQIDAYERKLAQHNAQSPSPPEPDGDVI, via the coding sequence ATGGCGTCGaatagcaacaatagcaacagcaacaacaacaccaccaCCAATACGACtaccaccaccaacaacaacaacaccaacaacaacaacaacaacaacaccaacaataatCACTACAACAACACAACTACCACCAGAACCACTGACAACAATACGAACAGCAATactaacaacagcaacaacaacaacagcaacagcaacagcaacaacaacaacaataacaacaacaacaacaatcacaacaacagcaacaacaacaaccacagcaatATTTTGATCAACCGACGCCGCCGCCATAGACAGAACATTTATGACTATATGGAACGCATGGAGATGCCGATGATGTTGCCGTTGACGATGCCGAcaccgatgccgatgccgatgccgatgccaatGACGATGCCAATGACGATGATGACCCCGATGCGCGGCCATATCGAGCGGTATGCGCGACAGCCGATGCTGCGGACCAGAAGACAGCTGGGCGGCTGGGGGGCGATGGGCAATGAGGGCCAGGCTGGAGATGTTGGTAATATTGGCGATAATAATCATGTTGTGGGCATACCCACCGTCGCGCCCGCTAACCATATGGCCCACATGGGCGGCGGCGATGCAGAGATCATATTTGAGGCGCCATTGGCGCCGCAGCATCGCGGCGCCGGCGATGGCGTGCAGGGGGAGGCGGcccagccgcagccgcagcgagTGATCCAGCCGCCAAGACGGGAGACACTGGAGCAGCGTCGCGAGCGCAGCGTGCAACAAATACTGCGCCTGTGCGACTTcatacagcagcagctggcgacTATTGCCGCCCAGATCGATGCCTACGAGAGGAAACTGGCCCAGCACAATGCCCAGTCACCGTCGCCCCCGGAGCCCGACGGCGATGTCATATAG